A genomic window from Solanum dulcamara chromosome 11, daSolDulc1.2, whole genome shotgun sequence includes:
- the LOC129874789 gene encoding zinc-finger homeodomain protein 9-like has protein sequence MDLTNNSTTITTTTTTIVKTPEAEIGTPTQIQKLKPFPLSNGVLKRKNPLNHHHPVVVIYRECLKNHAASLGGHAVDGCGEFLPSPAANPTDPTSLKCAACGCHRNFHRREPEEPVVIPPPPIATAVLEYQPHHRHHPPPPMPLPPRGDHSSPNSPSPPPISSAYYPASAPHMLLALSAGFSGEKNPNPTSAPLANSNGRKRFRTKFTPDQKVKMLEFAERVGWKMQKRDEDLVSNFCNEIGVEKGVLKVWMHNNKNTFGKKSDQPTSGDGVGDNDNNHHQNGNTNTVNGFCIVSRNNNDNNNTDSEFQQQQHESNIDNKKGIIHHLQTSDSVVVTNGSSSSS, from the coding sequence ATGGACTTAACCAACAACAGCAcaactattactactactactactacaatAGTCAAAACCCCAGAAGCTGAAATTGGAACCCCAACTCAGATCCAAAAATTGAAACCCTTTCCTCTCAGTAATGGTGTTCTTAAAAGGAAAAATCCTCTTAACCATCATCACCCTGTTGTGGTTATTTACAGAGAGTGTCTCAAAAACCATGCTGCAAGCTTAGGTGGTCATGCTGTTGATGGGTGTGGGGAATTTTTACCTTCTCCTGCAGCTAACCCAACTGACCCAACATCTCTAAAATGTGCTGCTTGTGGTTGTCACCGTAATTTTCACCGCCGTGAACCGGAAGAACCGGTTGTAATCCCGCCGCCACCTATAGCCACCGCGGTGCTGGAGTACCAACCTCATCATCGCCACCATCCTCCTCCACCTATGCCGCTACCGCCGCGTGGGGACCATAGTAGTCCGAATTCTCCATCTCCACCGCCGATTTCATCGGCTTATTACCCAGCCTCTGCACCCCATATGCTTTTGGCTCTCAGTGCTGGGTTTTCTGGGGAGAAAAATCCGAACCCGACATCAGCTCCGTTAGCTAATTCTAACGGGAGGAAGCGTTTCAGAACGAAATTCACTCCTGATCAGAAGGTGAAAATGCTGGAATTCGCAGAAAGAGTTGGATGGAAAATGCAGAAGCGAGATGAAGATCTAGTGAGCAATTTCTGCAACGAAATTGGAGTTGAAAAAGGGGTTCTAAAGGTATGGATGCACAATAACAAGAACACATTCGGGAAGAAATCAGATCAACCCACCTCCGGCGACGGCGTCGGCGACAACGACAACAACCACCACCAGAATGGTAACACTAACACCGTTAATGGTTTTTGTATTGTTAGtagaaataataatgataacaacAACACCGACTCAGAATTTCAGCAGCAGCAGCATGAAAGTAACATTGACAACAAAAAAGGCATAATCCACCACCTTCAAACAAGTGATAGTGTTGTTGTTACTAAtgggtcttcttcttcttcttaa